A stretch of Brassica napus cultivar Da-Ae chromosome C6, Da-Ae, whole genome shotgun sequence DNA encodes these proteins:
- the LOC111212189 gene encoding uncharacterized protein LOC111212189 isoform X1 has protein sequence MEKAWVWLPRASLEYFEGATGFVTASARRLGDPTEILCPCTHCRNLSHQVLDKVTEHLVIRGMDKKYMRSSCWSLHGERRSDMNDSVPQSETEAYGLLRTAYFDSGEPDEPPSDDTGGEPVHGEPDEDSEFRKKLRDAETPLYLTCSKHTKVSAIMALYRIKVKSGMSEAYFDQLLSALHDMLPEGNVLPKSTDSIKKFLKIFGFGYEMIHACKNDCILYRKQYEELETCPRCSASRWEIDKHSNEEKKGIPAKVLRYFPIKDRFKRMFRSARMAEDLRWHANNATEDGIMRHPVDSLSWAQVNNKWPEFASEARNLRLGLSTDGMNPFSIQNTKYSTWPVLLVNYNLPPTLCMKAENVMLTMLIPGPTAPSNNIDVYLEPLVEDLQELWSEGIQVYDSFLKEKFTLKAMLLWTISDYPALGSLAGCKVKGKQACNVCGKDTPNRWLKFSRKYVYLGNRKRLSPGHHYRRRKGWFDNTVEKGTANRIQTGAEIFATLKNFRNDFGRSLAKKKKRKRNVVSEDEVAEDEENDETSDQWRWKKRSIFFDLPYWKDLPVRHNIDVMHVEKNLSDALLSTLMQSAKSKDGLKARQDLEDIGIRKNLHTQVRGKRFYLPPATYWLSKEEKKIFCQRLSAFRGPDGYCGNIANVVSINPPMIGSLKSHDHHVLIQNLLPAALRGLLPRGPRVAVTRVCNYFNRLCQRAIDAEKLITLENEFVETMCQLERFFPPSLFDIMFHLPLHLAREARLGGPVHFRWMYPFERYMKTLKAYVKNFARPEACMAEGYLAGECIAFCLEFLKNSVPVEEVLNRNEDIQSDGMVLEGRPLQKGTELILSEKDRDIAHRYVLMNMAIMDPYVEKHLQELQDNDVRLATNETLLWKHHTQQFAEWVKNKIPSNSKEHSTKLRWLAFGPRFTAHTNKGFVINGNRFHIQSVKRKTQNSGVTYEAFSMCRSSARDTRHTADMVTYYGVITEIILLDYHMFSVPLFKCNWANRGYGVKEEDGFTLVNLHVNQTPYLQDPYILPSQAKQVFYSREDEESPWYVVMRAPPRGYHELETEEDVVGAPLLAQEFDDTEQLSDDESFCVRDDCDGIIVAD, from the exons ATGGAAAAAGCATGGGTTTGGCTTCCAAG ggctAGCCTCGAATATTTCGAAGGAGCAACAGGCTTTGTTACTGCATCAGCGAGGAGGTTAGGAGATCCGACAGAAATATTATGTCCCTGTACTCACTGCAGAAACCTTTCCCATCAAGTTTTAGACAAAGTAACGGAGCATCTTGTGATTAGGGGTATGGATAAGAAGTATATGAGGAGTTCTTGTTGGAGTCTTCATGGTGAGAGAAGGTCTGATATGAATGATAGTGTCCCTCAATCAGAAACAGAGGCTTATGGTTTGCTAAGGACGGCTTATTTTGATAGTGGTGAACCTGATGAACCGCCTTCTGATGACACTGGAGGAGAGCCTGTACATGGTGAACCTGATGAAGACTCGGAGTTTAGGAAGAAGTTGAGAGATGCTGAAACTCCATTGTACTTGACATGTAGCAAGCACACCAAAGTTTCTGCGATCATGGCCCTTTACCGCATCAAAGTAAAGAGTGGAATGTCAGAGGCTTACTTTGATCAGCTACTGTCGGCATTACATGACATGCTACCAGAAGGTAATGTACTACCAAAGTCGACTGATTCGATTAAGAAGTTCTTGAAGATTTTTGGGTTTGGCTACGAAATGATTCATGCGTGCAAGAACGATTGTATTCTCTATAGGAAGCAATATGAGGAGTTGGAAACCTGCCCAAGATGTAGTGCTTCTAGATGGGAAATTGATAAGCACAGtaatgaagaaaagaaaggaattCCTGCAAAGGTCCTACGGTATTTTCCGATCAAAGACAGATTCAAGAGGATGTTTAGATCAGCAAGGATGGCTGAGGATTTGCGATGGCATGCCAACAATGCCACTGAAGATGGTATAATGCGACATCCTGTTGACTCGTTATCTTGGGCTCAAGTGAATAATAAGTGGCCAGAGTTTGCTAGTGAAGCAAGAAACCTTCGACTCGGCCTGTCAACAGATGGTATGAACCCTTTCTCTATCCAGAACACAAAGTATAGTACTTGGCCAGTGTTGTTAGTCAATTACAACTTGCCACCAACTCTGTGTATGAAGGCTGAGAACGTCATGTTGACTATGTTGATCCCTGGACCGACGGCTCCGAGCAACAACATTGATGTTTATCTAGAGCCACTGGTTGAAGACTTACAAGAATTGTGGAGTGAGGGGATTCAGGTATACGACTCATTCCTGAAAGAGAAGTTCACACTAAAAGCTATGTTGTTGTGGACTATAAGCGACTACCCGGCTCTAGGTAGTTTGGCAGGTTGTAAAGTTAAAGGGAAACAAGCATGCAATGTTTGTGGAAAGGATACACCAAATAGGTGGCTCAAGTTTAGTCGCAAGTATGTGTATTTGGGGAATAGGAAGCGACTAAGCCCTGGACATCACTACAGACGCAGGAAAGGATGGTTTGATAATACAGTGGAGAAGGGGACTGCAAACAGGATTCAAACCGGTGCAGAAATATTTGCAACACTAAAGAACTTCAGGAATGACTTTGGAAGATctttagcaaagaaaaaaaaaaggaagagaaatgTTGTCTCAGAAGATGAGGTGGCTGAAGACGAAGAAAATGATGAAACGAGTGATCAATGGAGGTGGAAGAAACGATCAATATTCTTCGATTTACCGTACTGGAAG GATTTGCCGGTGCGTCACAACATCGACGTCATGCACGTGGAAAAGAACTTGTCTGATGCATTATTATCAACGCTGATGCAGAGTGCTAAGTCAAAAGATGGCCTCAAAGCGAGACAGGACTTAGAAGATATTGGAATCCGGAAAAACTTGCACACACAGGTACGGGGAAAGAGATTCTACTTGCCTCCAGCAACTTATTGGCTCAGTAAGGAAGAGAAAAAGATATTTTGTCAAAGGTTGTCTGCGTTTAGAGGCCCTGACGGCTACTGCGGTAATATTGCAAATGTTGTTTCAATTAACCCTCCTATGATTGGAAGTCTTAAATCCCATGATCATCATGTACTAATCCAAAATCTGTTACCTGCTGCGTTACGAGGGTTGCTTCCAAGAGGACCAAGAGTGGCAGTAACTCGAGTATGTAACTACTTCAACAGATTGTGTCAGCGTGCTATTGACGCGGAGAAGCTGATAACTTTGGAAAATGAGTTTGTGGAGACAATGTGCCAACTCGAGCGGTTCTTTCCTCCATCGCTCTTCGATATCATGTTCCACCTTCCTTTACACCTAGCAAGAGAGGCACGTTTGGGAGGTCCTGTGCACTTTCGTTGGATGTATCCGTTTGAgag ATACATGAAAACACTCAAGGCATATGTAAAGAATTTTGCTAGGCCAGAAGCATGTATGGCTGAGGGGTACTTAGCTGGAGAATGCATAGCCTTTTGTTTAGAGTTCCTAAAGAATTCTGTACCCGTTGAAGAAGTACTTAACCGTAATGAAGATATTCAGTCTGATGGAATGGTTCTTGAAGGTCGACCACTGCAAAAGGGAACAGAGCTTATTCTTTCAGAGAAAGATAGAGACATAGCACATCGATATGTTTTGATGAATATGGCTATTATGGATCCCTATGTTGA GAAGCACTTACAAGAACTGCAAGATAATGATGTTCGATTAGCAACAAATGAAACTTTGTTATGGAAGCATCACACCCAACAATTTGCTGAATGGGTGAAGAATAAG ATACCTTCTAACTCAAAGGAGCATTCTACGAAGCTGAGGTGGTTGGCCTTTGGACCAAGGTTTACTGCTCATACCAATAAAGGTTTTGTCATTAACGGGAACCGATTTCACATACAATCCGTTAAGCGAAAGACTCAGAATAGTGGAGTCACTTACGAAGCTTTCAGCATGTGTAGATCTTCTGCAAGAGATACAAGACATACAGCCGATATGGTCACATATTATGGAGTGATAACAGAGATCATTCTTCTCGATTACCACATGTTCAGCGTTCCTTTATTCAAGTGTAATTGGGCGAACAGAGGCTACGGTGTTAAGGAAGAAGATGGTTTCACCCTTGTCAATCTTCATGTCAACCAAACGCCATATTTACAAGATCCATACATTCTACCATCACAAGCAAAACAGGTATTTTACTctagagaagatgaagaatcgCCTTGGTATGTTGTTATGAGAGCACCACCGAGAGGATATCATGAACTCGAGACAGAGGAAGACGTTGTCGGAGCACCATTACTCGCACAGGAATTTGATGATACAGAGCAATTGTCTGATGATGAAAGTTTTTGTGTTAGAGATGATTGTGATGGAATTATAGTTgctgattga
- the LOC111212189 gene encoding uncharacterized protein LOC111212189 isoform X2: MEKAWVWLPRASLEYFEGATGFVTASARRLGDPTEILCPCTHCRNLSHQVLDKVTEHLVIRGMDKKYMRSSCWSLHGERRSDMNDSVPQSETEAYGLLRTAYFDSGEPDEPPSDDTGGEPVHGEPDEDSEFRKKLRDAETPLYLTCSKHTKVSAIMALYRIKVKSGMSEAYFDQLLSALHDMLPEGNVLPKSTDSIKKFLKIFGFGYEMIHACKNDCILYRKQYEELETCPRCSASRWEIDKHSNEEKKGIPAKVLRYFPIKDRFKRMFRSARMAEDLRWHANNATEDGIMRHPVDSLSWAQVNNKWPEFASEARNLRLGLSTDGMNPFSIQNTKYSTWPVLLVNYNLPPTLCMKAENVMLTMLIPGPTAPSNNIDVYLEPLVEDLQELWSEGIQVYDSFLKEKFTLKAMLLWTISDYPALGSLAGCKVKGKQACNVCGKDTPNRWLKFSRKYVYLGNRKRLSPGHHYRRRKGWFDNTVEKGTANRIQTGAEIFATLKNFRNDFGRSLAKKKKRKRNVVSEDEVAEDEENDETSDQWRWKKRSIFFDLPYWKDLPVRHNIDVMHVEKNLSDALLSTLMQSAKSKDGLKARQDLEDIGIRKNLHTQVRGKRFYLPPATYWLSKEEKKIFCQRLSAFRGPDGYCGLLPRGPRVAVTRVCNYFNRLCQRAIDAEKLITLENEFVETMCQLERFFPPSLFDIMFHLPLHLAREARLGGPVHFRWMYPFERYMKTLKAYVKNFARPEACMAEGYLAGECIAFCLEFLKNSVPVEEVLNRNEDIQSDGMVLEGRPLQKGTELILSEKDRDIAHRYVLMNMAIMDPYVEKHLQELQDNDVRLATNETLLWKHHTQQFAEWVKNKIPSNSKEHSTKLRWLAFGPRFTAHTNKGFVINGNRFHIQSVKRKTQNSGVTYEAFSMCRSSARDTRHTADMVTYYGVITEIILLDYHMFSVPLFKCNWANRGYGVKEEDGFTLVNLHVNQTPYLQDPYILPSQAKQVFYSREDEESPWYVVMRAPPRGYHELETEEDVVGAPLLAQEFDDTEQLSDDESFCVRDDCDGIIVAD, encoded by the exons ATGGAAAAAGCATGGGTTTGGCTTCCAAG ggctAGCCTCGAATATTTCGAAGGAGCAACAGGCTTTGTTACTGCATCAGCGAGGAGGTTAGGAGATCCGACAGAAATATTATGTCCCTGTACTCACTGCAGAAACCTTTCCCATCAAGTTTTAGACAAAGTAACGGAGCATCTTGTGATTAGGGGTATGGATAAGAAGTATATGAGGAGTTCTTGTTGGAGTCTTCATGGTGAGAGAAGGTCTGATATGAATGATAGTGTCCCTCAATCAGAAACAGAGGCTTATGGTTTGCTAAGGACGGCTTATTTTGATAGTGGTGAACCTGATGAACCGCCTTCTGATGACACTGGAGGAGAGCCTGTACATGGTGAACCTGATGAAGACTCGGAGTTTAGGAAGAAGTTGAGAGATGCTGAAACTCCATTGTACTTGACATGTAGCAAGCACACCAAAGTTTCTGCGATCATGGCCCTTTACCGCATCAAAGTAAAGAGTGGAATGTCAGAGGCTTACTTTGATCAGCTACTGTCGGCATTACATGACATGCTACCAGAAGGTAATGTACTACCAAAGTCGACTGATTCGATTAAGAAGTTCTTGAAGATTTTTGGGTTTGGCTACGAAATGATTCATGCGTGCAAGAACGATTGTATTCTCTATAGGAAGCAATATGAGGAGTTGGAAACCTGCCCAAGATGTAGTGCTTCTAGATGGGAAATTGATAAGCACAGtaatgaagaaaagaaaggaattCCTGCAAAGGTCCTACGGTATTTTCCGATCAAAGACAGATTCAAGAGGATGTTTAGATCAGCAAGGATGGCTGAGGATTTGCGATGGCATGCCAACAATGCCACTGAAGATGGTATAATGCGACATCCTGTTGACTCGTTATCTTGGGCTCAAGTGAATAATAAGTGGCCAGAGTTTGCTAGTGAAGCAAGAAACCTTCGACTCGGCCTGTCAACAGATGGTATGAACCCTTTCTCTATCCAGAACACAAAGTATAGTACTTGGCCAGTGTTGTTAGTCAATTACAACTTGCCACCAACTCTGTGTATGAAGGCTGAGAACGTCATGTTGACTATGTTGATCCCTGGACCGACGGCTCCGAGCAACAACATTGATGTTTATCTAGAGCCACTGGTTGAAGACTTACAAGAATTGTGGAGTGAGGGGATTCAGGTATACGACTCATTCCTGAAAGAGAAGTTCACACTAAAAGCTATGTTGTTGTGGACTATAAGCGACTACCCGGCTCTAGGTAGTTTGGCAGGTTGTAAAGTTAAAGGGAAACAAGCATGCAATGTTTGTGGAAAGGATACACCAAATAGGTGGCTCAAGTTTAGTCGCAAGTATGTGTATTTGGGGAATAGGAAGCGACTAAGCCCTGGACATCACTACAGACGCAGGAAAGGATGGTTTGATAATACAGTGGAGAAGGGGACTGCAAACAGGATTCAAACCGGTGCAGAAATATTTGCAACACTAAAGAACTTCAGGAATGACTTTGGAAGATctttagcaaagaaaaaaaaaaggaagagaaatgTTGTCTCAGAAGATGAGGTGGCTGAAGACGAAGAAAATGATGAAACGAGTGATCAATGGAGGTGGAAGAAACGATCAATATTCTTCGATTTACCGTACTGGAAG GATTTGCCGGTGCGTCACAACATCGACGTCATGCACGTGGAAAAGAACTTGTCTGATGCATTATTATCAACGCTGATGCAGAGTGCTAAGTCAAAAGATGGCCTCAAAGCGAGACAGGACTTAGAAGATATTGGAATCCGGAAAAACTTGCACACACAGGTACGGGGAAAGAGATTCTACTTGCCTCCAGCAACTTATTGGCTCAGTAAGGAAGAGAAAAAGATATTTTGTCAAAGGTTGTCTGCGTTTAGAGGCCCTGACGGCTACTGCG GGTTGCTTCCAAGAGGACCAAGAGTGGCAGTAACTCGAGTATGTAACTACTTCAACAGATTGTGTCAGCGTGCTATTGACGCGGAGAAGCTGATAACTTTGGAAAATGAGTTTGTGGAGACAATGTGCCAACTCGAGCGGTTCTTTCCTCCATCGCTCTTCGATATCATGTTCCACCTTCCTTTACACCTAGCAAGAGAGGCACGTTTGGGAGGTCCTGTGCACTTTCGTTGGATGTATCCGTTTGAgag ATACATGAAAACACTCAAGGCATATGTAAAGAATTTTGCTAGGCCAGAAGCATGTATGGCTGAGGGGTACTTAGCTGGAGAATGCATAGCCTTTTGTTTAGAGTTCCTAAAGAATTCTGTACCCGTTGAAGAAGTACTTAACCGTAATGAAGATATTCAGTCTGATGGAATGGTTCTTGAAGGTCGACCACTGCAAAAGGGAACAGAGCTTATTCTTTCAGAGAAAGATAGAGACATAGCACATCGATATGTTTTGATGAATATGGCTATTATGGATCCCTATGTTGA GAAGCACTTACAAGAACTGCAAGATAATGATGTTCGATTAGCAACAAATGAAACTTTGTTATGGAAGCATCACACCCAACAATTTGCTGAATGGGTGAAGAATAAG ATACCTTCTAACTCAAAGGAGCATTCTACGAAGCTGAGGTGGTTGGCCTTTGGACCAAGGTTTACTGCTCATACCAATAAAGGTTTTGTCATTAACGGGAACCGATTTCACATACAATCCGTTAAGCGAAAGACTCAGAATAGTGGAGTCACTTACGAAGCTTTCAGCATGTGTAGATCTTCTGCAAGAGATACAAGACATACAGCCGATATGGTCACATATTATGGAGTGATAACAGAGATCATTCTTCTCGATTACCACATGTTCAGCGTTCCTTTATTCAAGTGTAATTGGGCGAACAGAGGCTACGGTGTTAAGGAAGAAGATGGTTTCACCCTTGTCAATCTTCATGTCAACCAAACGCCATATTTACAAGATCCATACATTCTACCATCACAAGCAAAACAGGTATTTTACTctagagaagatgaagaatcgCCTTGGTATGTTGTTATGAGAGCACCACCGAGAGGATATCATGAACTCGAGACAGAGGAAGACGTTGTCGGAGCACCATTACTCGCACAGGAATTTGATGATACAGAGCAATTGTCTGATGATGAAAGTTTTTGTGTTAGAGATGATTGTGATGGAATTATAGTTgctgattga
- the LOC106404288 gene encoding LOW QUALITY PROTEIN: probable disease resistance protein At5g43730 (The sequence of the model RefSeq protein was modified relative to this genomic sequence to represent the inferred CDS: substituted 1 base at 1 genomic stop codon), with product MGGCLSILPWGQAVDISCNCLLGDGNYIHMMKDNLEALEGAIQELQRKRDDLLRNVSIEEDKGLERLAQVEGWLSSVESLDSQVSILLEHKPIEINRLCLFGYFSENCISSYEYDKEVSKKLEEVTKLISKGDFKDVAGKRPLPKVEKKKRIQTTVGLDSMVGKAWDSIMKTERRTLGIYGMGGVGKTTLLATIKNKFKDEFDVVIWVVVSKDLQYKGIQDQILRRLRVDKEWENQTEEEKAFSIDDILGRKKFVLRLDDLWSEVDLDKIGVPHPTQENESKIVFTTRSKEVFRYMRADDELKMDCLSTSESWXLFKNIVGEVPLKRHQDIPSLAKQICEKCYGLPLALNVIGKAMSCKEDVHEWHHADKVLNTSSHQFPGMEENILSILKFSYDGLEDEKVKSCFLYCSLFPEDYEIKKEELIEYWISEGFIKGERDEDGSNNEGYDIIGSLVRAHLLMECETKYSFFQIGFTPAVKMHDVLREMALWIGKEEEKQCVNSGGKLSCIPDDINWSVLRRSH from the coding sequence ATGGGAGGCTGTCTATCAATATTACCATGGGGTCAAGCGGTAGATATATCCTGCAACTGCTTACTTGGGGATGGAAATTACATTCATATGATGAAGGATAATCTTGAGGCTCTGGAGGGAGCTATTCAAGAACTTCAACGTAAGCGAGATGACCTGTTAAGAAATGTCTCcatagaagaagataaaggtTTGGAGCGGCTTGCTCAAGTAGAAGGATGGTTGTCAAGTGTAGAAAGTCTTGACTCTCAGGTCAGTATTCTGCTTGAGCATAAACCAATTGAAATCAATAGATTGTgtctttttggatatttttccgAAAATTGCATATCAAGCTATGAGTATGACAAAGAGGTATCGAAGAAGTTGGAAGAAGTTACAAAGCTTATATCTAAAGGAGATTTTAAAGATGTGGCCGGAAAAAGACCTTTACCAaaggtggagaagaagaaacgtatCCAAACAACAGTAGGTTTGGATTCAATGGTTGGAAAGGCATGGGACAGCATCATGAAAACTGAACGAAGAACGTTAGGTATATATGGCATGGGGGGAGTGGGAAAAACAACCCTCTTAGCTACtatcaaaaacaaattcaagGATGAATTTGATGTTGTGATATGGGTTGTGGTCTCTAAAGATTTGCAATACAAGGGCATTCAGGATCAGATTCTAAGAAGATTACGCGTTGACAAGGAATGGGAAAATCAAACAGAGGAGGAGAAAGCATTTTCCATAGACGATATCCTAGGAAGAAAGAAATTTGTTCTGCGGTTAGATGATCTGTGGAGCGAGGTAGATTTGGACAAGATTGGAGTTCCACATCcaactcaagaaaatgaatcGAAGATAGTTTTCACCACTCGTTCAAAGGAAGTTTTCAGATACATGAGAGCTGATGATGAACTGAAAATGGATTGTTTGTCAACGAGTGAATCGTGGTAACTGTTTAAAAACATAGTTGGAGAAGTCCCGTTAAAGCGGCATCAGGATATTCCCTCACTTGCAAAACAAATTTGTGAAAAATGTTATGGATTGCCACTTGCACTCAATGTGATTGGCAAAGCCATGTCATGTAAAGAGGATGTACACGAATGGCATCACGCAGATAAGGTTCTTAATACGTCTAGTCACCAGTTTCCAGGTATGGAAGAAAATATTCTTTCGATTTTGAAGTTCAGCTATGATGGTTTAGAGGATGAAAAGGTGAAATCATGCTTCCTGTATTGTTCTTTGTTCCCGGAAGATTATGAAATAAAGAAGGAGGAGTTGATAGAGTATTGGATCAGCGAAGGATTTAtaaagggagagagagatgaagatggAAGTAACAACGAAGGTTATGATATAATTGGTTCGTTAGTTCGTGCGCATCTATTGATGGAGTGCGAAACTAAATACTCTTTTTTCCAAATTGGATTCACACCTGCGGTGAAAATGCATGATGTGTTACGTGAAATGGCTCTTTGGATAGGAAAAGAGGAAGAAAAACAGTGCGTCAATTCCGGTGGGAAGCTAAGCTGTATACCAGATGACATCAACTGGTCAGTTTTGAGAAGATCTCATTGA